From one Triticum aestivum cultivar Chinese Spring chromosome 4B, IWGSC CS RefSeq v2.1, whole genome shotgun sequence genomic stretch:
- the LOC123090155 gene encoding uncharacterized protein: protein MRPKLSLFSKNQDEALEEEDDKNDIDLRDNNVGDLDTYYVQETMEPSILYSRGFASESDDNGPNEEVDEEGFTAKDAEAFEKKTPPQTPDTTRAPRLLQSTHPAALTRAHQRRSSPAQLCRAAPLLSRTSSSTAGDAYATAPSCLAQLPWPPCLPPKCPLFHPQSRFFFLPLRLLLARCGDTSSSLPPTPEEARGKQQCLALRLRHLGCAWAYASVAASAVRQSAKEEEGDSVRRQGVLGMLLESPLFRPLLTSLIKKQNNMTQMLQRTGIPDRPMFFPEYKQKQL from the exons ATGAGGCCAAAATTGAGCCTGTTTTCAAAGAACCAAGATGAAGCATTGGAAGAAGAGGATGATAAGAATGATATTGATCTCCGTGACAACAATGTTGGAGATTTGGACACATATTATGTGCAAGAGACCATGGAACCTTCCATCCTGTATTCCCGTGGCTTTGCATCGGAATCGGACGATAATGGACCtaatgaagaagttgatgaggaggggttcacggcAAAGGatgccgaagctttcgagaag aaaacccctccccAAACTCCCGACACAACCCGCGCTCCTCGTCTTCTCCAATCGACACACCCCGCCGCTCTGACACGGGCGCATCAACGCCGGAGCTCCCCTGCTCAGCTTTGCCGTGCTGCTCCCCTGCTCTCCCGCACGTCCTCCTCCACTGCCGGGGATGCCTACGCCACTGCTCCCTCCTGCCTCGCGCAGCTCCCCTGGCCCCCTTGCCTGCCTCCCAAATGTCCCCTCTTTCACCCCCAAAGTCGTTTCTTCTTTCTCCCGCTGCGTCTCCTGCTTGCGCGCTGCGGCGACACCTCCTCCTCGTTGCCCCCGACGCCGGAGGAGGCACGGGGCAAGCAGCAGTGTCTCGCGCTGCGCTTGCGCCACCTCGGGTGCGCGTGGGCCTACGCGTCGGTCGCCGCCTCGGCCGTGCGCCAGTCCgcaaaggaggaggaaggggaTTCCGTTCGCCGCCAAGGCGTACTGGGTATGCTCCTCGAGTCCCCGCTCTTCAGGCCCCTCCTCACCTCCCTCATCAAGAAGCAGAACAACATGACGCAG ATGCTGCAGCGCACGGGGATCCCTGACCGGCCCATGTTCTTCCCGGAGTACAAGCAAAAGCAGCTATGA
- the LOC123094945 gene encoding uncharacterized protein: MALGDDSPASYIRMVHHLIEKCMTFGMSMEECMEALSKRADVQPVVTSTVWKELEKENKEFFDRYNKQLRSEKEGRSSSSSSDSSS; encoded by the exons ATGGCCCTGGGAGACGACTCTCCGGCATCCTACATCCGCATG GTGCACCATCTGATAGAGAAGTGCATGACGTTCGGGATGAGCATGGAGGAGTGCATGGAGGCGCTGTCCAAGCGCGCCGACGTTCAGCCGGTCGTCACCTCCACAG TGTGGAAAGAGTTGGAGAAGGAGAACAAGGAGTTCTTCGACAGATACAACAAGCAGTTGAGATCAGAAAAGGAaggccgaagcagcagcagcagcagcgacagcAGCTCCTAA